DNA from Mucilaginibacter mallensis:
TTTCAAGCTAACCAGTTTATCGGAGTTGGTACTTAATTGGGCCATGATGCTGTAGCGCAGTTCGCCGATTTGGTCCTTCCAGGTGACAGAAGCATCAAAACCTTTGGTTACTAACCGGCCCTGGTTTTCTGTTGGCGGTGTGGCGCCGAACGTAGCAGGAACACCTACAGCTACCAGCATATCATTATTGACCTTATTAAAGTAATCAAATGAACCGGTCAGCTTTGATTTAAGTATTTGGAAATCAATACCGATGTTTTTGTTGGTGATCGTTTCCCATGTTCTGGTTGTTGATGCAGGTGCCGCCGTTGCACCAGGGATTCCTGCGTTTGGAGAACCAAGAGGGTATATACCACCATAGGTAATTAATGGGATGTAATCAAATAAACCCAGTGTGCTCAGGTTCTGGTTACCGGCCCTGCCATAAGACACGCGTAACTTCAACTGATCGAAAAAATCCAGGTCCTTAATAAATTTCTCCTCGCTTATGTTGTAAGCTAACGCTGCCGAAGGAAATAGCTGGCTCCAACGCTCGTTGGCCGCAAACTTGGTACTGGCATCAGTACGGGCGGTAATGTCAAGGATGAATTTGTTTTTAAACGAATAACTTAAACGGCCAAAATATGATTCCAGCGTCTGGTTATTCAGGTCGCCGGTAAAATTAACGTAAGCCAGGCTGGTTTTATCGGCAAGGTTCAATGTTAAAATGTCATTATTAGGAAAATTATAACCGGTTATCGATTGTCCTTCATTATTGGTTTTTTCCAGCGAAGTACCTGCCGTCAGGTCAATCTTACTATCGCCGAATTTTTTATCATAATCTGCATAAACCTGGAAAAGTTGATAGGTAGTGCGGCCGTTGGTATAGGTTGCCGAGTTTGGCGTATTGCGGATGTCCTGTACGCCATTGGCCCAGTTGTAACGGGTGTACGTTGGTAACAATGCGTCTGAATTTAAAAAATCGAGATTTACAGCAGCCTGGCCGGTAATAGTTAATCCTTCGACCGGTTTATAGTTAGCCAGGAAATTGGTATGCACCCCGGTAAACCATTGGGTTGTCTGCCCGCCCTGCGCGAGCGATTGCGCGGGGTTCTCATATCCCTGATAGCCGTAAAAGTTACCTGCCGGGTTGAACACCGGCTGGTAAGGGAACTGGTTGGCCACCTGGTACAAGGGGCTGTCGTATCCCTGATTGATCTCGGTAGGTGTCTTGGTAATAGTATTTTGAATTTCGGTTCGTGTTTGCAGATCGAAATTTTTGAACAACTGCATATCATCATTAAACCGCAGGTTGTAACGATCCGAGAAATTGGTACCATATCGTAGAATACCGCCATCGTGATCATAGCCGGCAGAAGCGATAAAAGTATTTTTTTCACCACCGCCTGAAACTGATAAGTTGTGCTGCTCCTGAACCCCATCTTTATATATCACTTTATTCCAATCGGTAGTGCCATAAAAACCTGGATAACCCGTTACCCCGAAATTCCAGCCCTTTGTTGTATCAACAGGCGCGTTATTCTGTATATTGGTAAATACGGAATTCGGGAAGCCTGGTTGCCCGGCATTGATCAGGCCATTGTTCATGAATGTGGCGAATTGCAGGGTATTCATCATTTTTTTCAAATAGGTTGGCTGCTTTATACCTACGTTTACGGTATAATTTATTTGCAATGGTCCTTTCTTTCCCTGCTTAGTGGTCACCAAAATAACCCCATCTGCAGCCCTATTACCATATATGGCTGCGGCAGCATCCTTTAACACTGTTATCGATGCAATATCCCTTGGATTTAACGTGCTCATATCTCCCGGTACACCGTCAATCAAGATTAAGGGGTCGCTACCCCCGATATTTGTGGAGGCATTAATAGTAGAAAAACCCCTAACCTGCAATGTATATCCCTGAGCGCCGGGCTGGCCGCTACCCTGGGTGATGGTTACGCCGGGAAGTTCGCCTTCAAGTGCATCATATACATTATTGATCGGGCGGTTTTCAAATACTTCCGATTTAACAGTAGATATCGCACCGGTTATAGCACCTTTGGTTCTTGTTCCATATCCGACTACAACTACCTCCGACAATTTACTATCTGTACTGGCTAAGATAACCGTCAGGTTGGTTTGTGACCCTACAACGATACTTTGCGATTTATAACCAATAAATGAAAATCGAAGTTCAGTATTGGCGTTGGCTACGTCGATGGCAAAGGAGCCGTTACTGTCAGAAACTGTGCCCGCGGAAGTCCCGACGACTGCGACGGTAACACCTGGAATTGTTTGACGGGTTGCGCTATCAATAATTTTACCGGTAATGTGAATCGCTTGGTTAACCTCGTTAGTTTTCATTATAGGCGGCGGTGGAGGATTTACAGCCGGCTTCGGTTCTATTAAAACTGTTTTGTTGTTTATTTTAAAGGTAACAGGCTGATTTTTAAAGCAAGCATCCAGTATCTCCGATAATGATTTATCTTTAAGATCAAGGGTTACAGGCTTGAAATCTTTAATGTCTGAATTTTTATAAAGAAAATCAATTGCAGTTTGCTC
Protein-coding regions in this window:
- a CDS encoding TonB-dependent receptor, whose protein sequence is MKLTVILFTLALIQVRAETFAQHLSLNVRNASLSTVITDIREQTAIDFLYKNSDIKDFKPVTLDLKDKSLSEILDACFKNQPVTFKINNKTVLIEPKPAVNPPPPPIMKTNEVNQAIHITGKIIDSATRQTIPGVTVAVVGTSAGTVSDSNGSFAIDVANANTELRFSFIGYKSQSIVVGSQTNLTVILASTDSKLSEVVVVGYGTRTKGAITGAISTVKSEVFENRPINNVYDALEGELPGVTITQGSGQPGAQGYTLQVRGFSTINASTNIGGSDPLILIDGVPGDMSTLNPRDIASITVLKDAAAAIYGNRAADGVILVTTKQGKKGPLQINYTVNVGIKQPTYLKKMMNTLQFATFMNNGLINAGQPGFPNSVFTNIQNNAPVDTTKGWNFGVTGYPGFYGTTDWNKVIYKDGVQEQHNLSVSGGGEKNTFIASAGYDHDGGILRYGTNFSDRYNLRFNDDMQLFKNFDLQTRTEIQNTITKTPTEINQGYDSPLYQVANQFPYQPVFNPAGNFYGYQGYENPAQSLAQGGQTTQWFTGVHTNFLANYKPVEGLTITGQAAVNLDFLNSDALLPTYTRYNWANGVQDIRNTPNSATYTNGRTTYQLFQVYADYDKKFGDSKIDLTAGTSLEKTNNEGQSITGYNFPNNDILTLNLADKTSLAYVNFTGDLNNQTLESYFGRLSYSFKNKFILDITARTDASTKFAANERWSQLFPSAALAYNISEEKFIKDLDFFDQLKLRVSYGRAGNQNLSTLGLFDYIPLITYGGIYPLGSPNAGIPGATAAPASTTRTWETITNKNIGIDFQILKSKLTGSFDYFNKVNNDMLVAVGVPATFGATPPTENQGRLVTKGFDASVTWKDQIGELRYSIMAQLSTNSDKLVSLKNSSGYIEGLNYARQGYPIDSYFGYVYNGIIQNQAQLTAYKKLQGVPQDIQIGDVMYKDVDGDGALTEYGNPAKGQNGDMVYLGNAIPQYTYSANISVQYKNFDLAVYVQGVGKRTVQYSGDIATPNEFYYNSLQYYFGKTWTPQNTGAQYPRYIPGSLGYDDIRNYDYHTSSLTLQNAAYLRFKTITLGYNFPTSFVEKIKMKSARIYLSGANLFTISKGTLGGNFDPEDGSASAFTYPYYRVYSMGLDVRF